One Borrelia parkeri genomic region harbors:
- the bdr gene encoding Bdr family repetitive protein, giving the protein MGLAQPVITQQMVIAELTKAGIKRDIAIDLSYRYYKNELTYKDIEFLKENFDIKLKHLEDGISSVKDELNTKIDTVENNFNLKLEKVEALLQSEIKSVKIELDNKIDNKFNELDNKIDTVENNLNTKIDTKFNELDTKIDVNKMELDSKLDKTASELKSTLRLHGWMFGTLITLNIGIFLALMSLLVK; this is encoded by the coding sequence ATGGGACTTGCTCAACCTGTTATTACTCAACAAATGGTTATAGCTGAACTTACTAAAGCCGGTATTAAGAGAGATATCGCTATTGATCTGTCTTACAGATATTATAAAAATGAACTGACTTACAAAGATATTGAATTCTTAAAAGAAAACTTTGATATAAAGTTGAAACATTTAGAAGATGGGATTAGTAGTGTTAAGGATGAACTTAATACCAAAATAGATACTGTTGAGAATAACTTTAACCTTAAACTTGAAAAAGTCGAAGCTCTTTTACAATCTGAGATTAAATCTGTCAAAATTGAACTTGATAACAAGATTGATAACAAATTTAATGAACTTGATAACAAAATAGATACAGTTGAAAATAATCTTAACACTAAAATTGATACCAAATTTAATGAACTTGATACTAAGATTGATGTTAACAAAATGGAGCTTGATAGTAAACTTGATAAAACTGCATCTGAACTTAAGAGTACATTAAGACTTCATGGTTGGATGTTTGGTACTCTTATTACTCTTAATATAGGAATATTTTTAGCATTAATGTCATTATTAGTAAAGTAA
- a CDS encoding PBSX family phage terminase large subunit gives MDIYKLPIFKEMEREYKRDFGIDIMDFIKPKALEVDFKGFEERHLTTKQREVLKSIEKHRQTKIILSGGIASGKTFLACYLFLKILLTNRNVYKKNTNNFIIGNSQKSLEVNVMSELEDIASMLKIPFRPKFSNTSYFEIDSLRVNLYGGDRASDFERFRGSNSALIYVNEATTLHKETLIECLKRLRVGMQTIIFDTNPDSPEHFFKTDYIDNTEIYSTYNFTTYDNELIPAEFIKTQEKIYRDIPTYKARVLLGEWVASCDAIFTNVNLTSKHEFISPIAYLDPAYSIGGDNTAICVLERVDQSYYAFIFQEKLPVGDPKMLNTIKTILTNLNVHKLYVEDRDDISGHGNVTKTFLKLRAGMSHNFKIAPIKPISNKFTRIATLIEPFATSKLSIMDYSSKSAISDIYKYKGDGKSDDDSLDSLSASYMLLTLGARSLKAHFTKIRFL, from the coding sequence ATGGATATATATAAACTACCTATATTTAAAGAAATGGAGCGAGAGTACAAGCGTGATTTTGGTATTGATATAATGGATTTTATTAAACCGAAAGCATTGGAGGTTGATTTTAAAGGGTTTGAGGAGAGACACTTAACTACAAAGCAACGAGAAGTACTTAAATCTATTGAAAAACATAGACAAACTAAAATAATCCTATCAGGTGGTATTGCTAGTGGTAAAACATTTCTAGCATGTTATCTATTCTTAAAAATACTGCTTACAAATAGGAATGTGTATAAAAAAAATACTAATAATTTTATAATAGGAAATTCCCAAAAATCATTAGAGGTTAATGTTATGAGTGAGTTAGAAGATATTGCTAGTATGCTTAAGATCCCCTTTAGGCCAAAATTTTCTAATACATCATATTTTGAAATAGACTCGCTAAGAGTTAATTTGTATGGAGGAGATAGGGCAAGTGATTTTGAGAGGTTTAGAGGCTCTAATTCAGCGCTTATTTACGTTAATGAAGCAACAACACTGCATAAGGAAACATTAATAGAATGTTTAAAAAGGCTTAGAGTAGGAATGCAAACCATTATATTTGATACCAATCCTGACAGCCCGGAGCATTTTTTTAAAACAGATTATATTGATAATACAGAAATTTACTCTACATATAACTTTACAACATATGATAATGAATTAATACCCGCGGAATTTATTAAAACCCAAGAAAAAATTTACAGGGACATTCCAACATATAAAGCAAGGGTACTACTTGGAGAATGGGTCGCATCCTGTGATGCGATATTTACTAATGTTAATCTTACAAGTAAGCATGAATTTATCTCCCCAATAGCATATTTAGATCCTGCATACAGTATTGGAGGAGATAATACAGCTATTTGTGTTCTAGAGCGAGTAGATCAAAGTTATTATGCGTTTATATTTCAAGAAAAGTTACCAGTAGGTGATCCTAAGATGTTAAATACAATTAAAACTATACTTACAAATCTTAATGTACACAAACTATATGTTGAAGATAGGGATGATATTTCTGGGCATGGGAATGTGACTAAAACGTTTCTTAAACTTAGAGCGGGTATGAGTCATAATTTTAAAATTGCTCCAATTAAACCTATAAGTAATAAATTTACTAGAATTGCTACGTTAATAGAGCCATTTGCAACATCTAAACTTAGTATTATGGATTATTCAAGTAAGTCAGCTATATCTGATATTTATAAGTATAAAGGAGATGGTAAGAGTGATGATGATTCATTAGATAGCCTGTCAGCATCATATATGTTATTGACTTTGGGTGCTCGTTCTCTTAAAGCACATTTTACTAAAATAAGGTTCCTATAA
- a CDS encoding DUF603 domain-containing protein, with amino-acid sequence MSRVKKSLDDYVVYFREGKLNDASIAKELGVSRVNVGKMRRKWEEIKDDPEYITGAAKLTIREDTLKNILFHASQSRAQARDLKSQFSMAKSMLGLEFINSFSRYLELELKTHNYKIEELESQISNLYKKTLNKKVAHSEEESRELEELKLKLDELKRERELKKMSLCYKTMLKLKATDTDVRSKLQI; translated from the coding sequence ATGAGTAGGGTAAAGAAATCATTAGATGATTATGTTGTGTATTTTAGAGAAGGAAAACTTAATGACGCTAGTATTGCAAAAGAGCTTGGAGTTAGTCGTGTTAATGTAGGAAAGATGCGACGCAAATGGGAAGAGATTAAAGATGACCCTGAGTATATTACTGGTGCTGCTAAGCTTACTATTCGTGAAGATACTTTGAAGAATATCTTATTTCATGCATCACAAAGTAGGGCCCAAGCACGTGATCTTAAGAGTCAGTTTAGTATGGCTAAAAGTATGTTGGGACTAGAATTTATAAATTCATTTAGTAGGTATTTAGAGTTAGAACTTAAAACTCATAATTACAAAATAGAAGAATTAGAGTCTCAAATTAGCAATCTTTATAAGAAGACTTTAAATAAAAAAGTAGCACATTCAGAAGAAGAAAGTCGTGAGCTTGAAGAGTTAAAACTTAAACTCGATGAGCTTAAAAGGGAGAGAGAACTTAAGAAGATGTCACTATGTTACAAGACAATGCTAAAGCTTAAAGCTACTGATACAGATGTGCGCTCTAAATTACAAATTTAA